The proteins below are encoded in one region of Micromonospora pisi:
- a CDS encoding SDR family NAD(P)-dependent oxidoreductase yields the protein MGEFDGLVAVVTGGGSGIGKACVEAFVAGGARVGVLDLNPGEQGGATLGQVADVADAGSLDRAMAAVADAFGGIDILVNNAGTSAVGTVEANDDAEWQRVLDVNVIGIVRTTRAGLPYLRRSAHGAIVNTSSIAATAGIVQRALYSASKGAVHALTLAMAADLVTEGIRVNCVAPGTVDTPWVGRLLARADDPAGEKERLAARQPTGRLVRAEEVAGAVAYLASPLSGATTGTSLAVDGGMSGLRLPRSK from the coding sequence GTGGGCGAGTTCGACGGGCTGGTGGCGGTGGTGACCGGCGGTGGGTCGGGAATCGGCAAGGCGTGCGTGGAGGCGTTCGTGGCCGGCGGGGCGCGGGTCGGCGTACTCGACCTCAACCCCGGTGAGCAGGGCGGTGCGACCCTCGGCCAGGTCGCCGACGTCGCCGACGCCGGATCCCTGGACCGGGCGATGGCGGCGGTCGCCGACGCGTTCGGCGGCATCGACATCCTGGTCAACAACGCGGGAACCAGTGCGGTCGGCACGGTCGAGGCGAACGATGACGCCGAGTGGCAGCGGGTGCTCGACGTCAACGTGATCGGCATCGTACGGACCACCCGGGCCGGGCTGCCCTACCTGCGCCGCAGCGCGCACGGGGCGATCGTCAACACCTCCTCGATCGCGGCGACCGCCGGAATCGTCCAGCGGGCGCTCTACTCCGCGTCGAAGGGGGCGGTGCACGCGCTCACCCTGGCGATGGCCGCCGACCTGGTGACCGAGGGAATCCGGGTCAACTGTGTGGCGCCGGGCACGGTGGACACGCCGTGGGTCGGTCGGCTGCTGGCCAGGGCGGACGACCCGGCGGGGGAGAAGGAGCGGCTCGCCGCCCGGCAGCCCACCGGCCGACTGGTCCGCGCGGAGGAGGTGGCCGGGGCGGTCGCGTACCTGGCGAGCCCGCTCTCCGGTGCCACCACCGGCACCTCGCTCGCCGTCGACGGCGGCATGTCCGGTCTCCGCCTCCCCCGCTCCAAGTAG
- a CDS encoding DUF4345 domain-containing protein yields the protein MSRRGLQVVLAILATVSVVSGLWGMVAGPTGLPGVGAVHPTVDSEYRFANAFWFAAGIAVWWAVPRVQRATGLLRAVLGVVIVGGLARLLGIAVSGWPHPVFLGALGIELVVVPMVLLWQARVAEVAS from the coding sequence GTGAGCCGACGAGGTCTGCAGGTCGTGTTGGCGATTCTGGCCACGGTGTCGGTCGTCTCGGGCCTGTGGGGCATGGTGGCCGGGCCCACCGGGTTGCCGGGCGTCGGAGCCGTCCACCCCACAGTGGACAGCGAGTACCGGTTTGCCAACGCGTTCTGGTTCGCGGCCGGAATCGCCGTCTGGTGGGCCGTACCCCGGGTGCAACGCGCCACGGGTCTCCTCCGTGCCGTACTCGGTGTGGTGATCGTCGGCGGGCTGGCCCGACTGCTCGGCATCGCCGTGTCCGGCTGGCCGCACCCGGTGTTTCTCGGCGCGCTCGGGATCGAGCTGGTGGTCGTACCCATGGTGCTGCTCTGGCAGGCCAGGGTGGCCGAGGTCGCGTCCTGA
- a CDS encoding DUF4331 family protein — MSHHLDSPLAREDSRLDLTDQFVFRGDTGTVFVMNVNSSAYGRDGKPGFHPEGRYEIKIHLDGSPVEELTYRLAFTEMDANGDQALTLHALTGPDASDDSATGDMIAEGRTHEPISGANGVRVWAGKANDPFYIDLKQLEAIDAAVRNGAKLDFSGWQAKKAKNSFAGTTIHSIVIEVPDNDPLLGTDRDICTWIATKLATDAGGWRQINREGHPMVWPIFRPVDSEWASDANTGHPDTDITIDGEQIAQLVAGVVAANGTADDPAAYGRAVADRLLPDLLPYRLGTTASFGFLGFNGRTLADNAPETMFSLALNTATTSGLSPEQFADTRSAQFPYVVAAG; from the coding sequence GTGTCGCATCACCTCGACTCCCCACTCGCCCGGGAGGACAGCCGGCTGGACCTGACCGACCAGTTCGTCTTCCGCGGCGACACCGGAACCGTCTTCGTCATGAACGTGAACAGTTCCGCGTACGGCAGAGACGGCAAGCCCGGCTTCCACCCGGAGGGACGGTACGAAATCAAGATCCATCTCGACGGCTCGCCGGTGGAGGAACTGACCTACCGGCTCGCCTTCACCGAGATGGACGCCAACGGCGACCAGGCGCTCACCCTGCACGCCCTGACCGGACCGGACGCCAGCGACGACTCGGCCACCGGCGACATGATCGCCGAAGGCCGCACCCACGAGCCGATCTCCGGTGCGAACGGGGTGCGGGTCTGGGCCGGCAAGGCGAACGACCCGTTCTACATCGACCTGAAACAACTCGAGGCGATCGACGCCGCGGTCAGGAACGGCGCCAAGCTCGACTTTTCCGGATGGCAGGCGAAGAAGGCGAAGAACAGCTTCGCCGGCACCACCATCCACTCGATCGTGATCGAGGTCCCCGACAACGATCCCCTGCTCGGCACCGACCGCGACATCTGCACGTGGATCGCCACCAAGCTCGCCACCGACGCGGGCGGCTGGCGGCAGATCAACCGGGAGGGGCACCCGATGGTCTGGCCGATCTTCCGGCCCGTCGACAGCGAGTGGGCCAGCGACGCGAACACGGGCCATCCCGACACCGACATAACCATCGACGGCGAACAGATCGCACAACTCGTCGCAGGGGTGGTCGCCGCCAACGGCACCGCGGACGACCCCGCCGCGTACGGCCGGGCGGTCGCCGACCGGCTGCTGCCGGACCTGCTGCCGTACCGCCTCGGCACCACCGCCAGCTTCGGCTTTCTCGGTTTCAACGGCCGTACGCTCGCCGACAACGCGCCCGAGACGATGTTCTCCCTCGCCCTGAACACGGCCACCACCTCGGGACTCTCCCCGGAGCAGTTCGCCGACACCCGCAGCGCCCAGTTCCCGTACGTGGTCGCCGCCGGCTAG
- a CDS encoding GNAT family N-acetyltransferase, which produces MPLESVHDRTELADLLCRTPDLRAYELGDLDDRFWPYTSWYRRGDALALLYHGAGLPILLALDTPDRSEPLAGLLTELLPLLPRRFYAHLSPGLEHALEPAYEAESNGPHLKMALTDPTRLVRADRSDIPAGALETVELTTADLPELGAFYELAYPAHSFAPGMVANGPYLGLRRGGELLAVAGVHVWSPSYRVAALGNVATHPRARGGGLATMVVSALCRRLLATVDRVALNVKAENAPAVGLYHRLGFSPVAEYTELTFTARD; this is translated from the coding sequence GCCGTTGGAGAGTGTGCACGACCGCACCGAACTGGCCGACCTGCTATGTCGTACGCCGGACCTGCGGGCGTACGAGCTGGGCGACCTCGACGACCGGTTCTGGCCGTACACCAGTTGGTATCGGCGCGGCGACGCGCTCGCGCTGCTCTACCACGGCGCCGGCCTGCCCATCCTGCTCGCCCTGGACACCCCGGACCGGTCGGAGCCGCTGGCCGGGCTGCTCACCGAACTGCTGCCGCTGCTGCCACGGCGGTTCTACGCCCACCTCTCCCCCGGCCTGGAGCACGCGCTCGAGCCGGCGTACGAGGCCGAGTCGAACGGCCCACACCTGAAGATGGCGCTGACCGACCCAACCCGGCTGGTCCGCGCCGACCGGTCGGACATCCCGGCCGGGGCGCTCGAGACGGTCGAGCTGACCACCGCCGACCTGCCCGAACTGGGCGCCTTCTACGAACTCGCCTACCCGGCGCATTCGTTCGCGCCGGGCATGGTCGCGAACGGGCCGTACCTCGGTCTCCGGCGCGGCGGTGAGCTGCTCGCGGTCGCCGGGGTGCACGTCTGGTCGCCGAGCTACCGGGTCGCCGCGCTCGGCAACGTCGCCACCCACCCACGGGCCCGGGGCGGTGGGCTCGCCACGATGGTGGTCTCGGCGCTCTGCCGACGTCTGCTGGCCACCGTCGACCGGGTCGCGCTGAACGTCAAGGCGGAGAACGCCCCGGCGGTCGGCCTCTACCACCGGCTCGGCTTCAGTCCGGTCGCGGAGTACACCGAACTGACCTTCACCGCCCGCGACTGA